From the genome of Acidimicrobiia bacterium:
CGCGATCGAAGCCGCGGAGCTCGGACTCGAGCTCGACACCGGCTTCTACAGAGAGGTCGGCGCGATCGTGGTCCATCCGCGCACATTCGTGAACCGCGCGCCGCACGCGGGCCCGGCGGGAACCGTGAGCGAGGAGCTCGTCCCCGTGCTCGGTGAGGCGCACGACGCGCGTGGCGCGGTGCTCGTCGCGTGGGACTCGGTGCGCGACGCCGCGCGCAATCCTGGGCGCGGGCGAAACGTGGTGTTCCACGAGTTCGCCCACAAGTTCGACATGCTCGATGGCAGCCTCGACGGCACGCCGCCGCTCGCGAGGAAGGACCTGCTCGCGCGCTGGGTCGCGGCGTGCACCGACGCGTACACAGCGCTGCGCCAGGGCCGATCTCGCGACCCGATCGATGCCTACGGCGGCACGAACCCGGCCGAGTTCTTCGCCGTGGCGACCGAGACGTTCTTCGACGCGAGCATCGCGCTCGAGCGTGAAGAGCTCGCGGTGTACGAGGTGCTGCGCGACTTCTACCGCCAGGACCCAGCCGAGCGCGCGCGGCGCGCCGTCAATCCTCCGCGGTGACCAAACAGAATTCGTTGCCTTCGGGGTCGCGCAGCACCTGGTAGCTGCCGTTCGACTCCGCGACGACACCGCCGACGGTCGTCGCACCGAGCGCGACCGCGGACGCGGTCGAGTCGACGAGCTCGTCGACGAGCAGGTCGACGTGCACGCGATTCTTCGTCACCTTGCTCTCGGGGACGGGCTGGAACGCGACGCGCGCGCCGTTGGGCGTGCGCGCGAGCGCGACCCACGTGGCGTCCCGGTACGCGACACCGACCCCGAGCAGCTCACCCCAGAACTGGGCGAGGCGCTCAGGGTCGGCGCAGTCGAACACGATCGTCGAGAGAACCGGAGTCGCTCCCGTCACGCGTCAGGAGCGGCGAGCGCAGCGAGCGCGACCGTCATCAGCGGCCTCGGCGGGCGGCGCGTGCGTCGCGGGCCCGGCGGGCCTGGTCGGCTTCGCGACGCAGCTCGGTCGATCGCGTCTTGGCGTACAGGAGGGCGAGCATGTCCTTACTTCCTTGCATTCGGGGGGACTTCGGTGGGTGACACCGCCATGGAGGTTACACCGGTGTCGCGCTCCATTGCAACCGGTAAACGGCGTACGATGGTGTCGTGAGTCGCAC
Proteins encoded in this window:
- a CDS encoding VOC family protein translates to MTGATPVLSTIVFDCADPERLAQFWGELLGVGVAYRDATWVALARTPNGARVAFQPVPESKVTKNRVHVDLLVDELVDSTASAVALGATTVGGVVAESNGSYQVLRDPEGNEFCLVTAED
- a CDS encoding M90 family metallopeptidase; translated protein: MIHHRRGLPDDWDAIAREHLGAWDDFSRDEQERLAGIADWLLHHKDWEAAHGFALDDAMRTTIAIEAAELGLELDTGFYREVGAIVVHPRTFVNRAPHAGPAGTVSEELVPVLGEAHDARGAVLVAWDSVRDAARNPGRGRNVVFHEFAHKFDMLDGSLDGTPPLARKDLLARWVAACTDAYTALRQGRSRDPIDAYGGTNPAEFFAVATETFFDASIALEREELAVYEVLRDFYRQDPAERARRAVNPPR